In one Alnus glutinosa chromosome 12, dhAlnGlut1.1, whole genome shotgun sequence genomic region, the following are encoded:
- the LOC133851908 gene encoding histone H2AX, with amino-acid sequence MSSTGGGGGGSTKGGRGKPKASKSVSRSQKAGLQFPVGRIARFLKAGKYAERVGAGAPVYLSAVLEYLAAEVLELAGNAARDNKKNRIVPRHIQLAVRNDEELSKLLGSVTIANGGVLPNIHQTLLPKKVGKGKGDIGSASQEF; translated from the exons ATGAGTTCGACGGGTGGAGGTGGTGGAGGGTCGACCAAGGGCGGGAGGGGAAAGCCCAAGGCGTCAAAGTCGGTGTCGCGGTCGCAGAAGGCGGGGCTGCAGTTTCCGGTTGGTAGGATCGCCCGGTTTCTCAAAGCCGGCAAGTATGCGGAGCGTGTCGGCGCCGGCGCTCCCGTATACCTCTCCGCTGTTCTCGAGTACCTCGCTGCTGAG GTTTTGGAGCTTGCTGGGAATGCAGCGAGAGACAACAAGAAGAACCGGATTGTGCCGAGGCACATCCAGCTTGCGGTGAGAAATGATGAGGAGCTGAGCAAGCTTTTGGGCTCTGTGACCATTGCCAATGGAGGAGTCTTGCCCAATATCCACCAGACCCTTCTACCTAAGAAGGTGGGCAAAGGGAAGGGCGATATTGGATCTGCTTCTCAAGAGTTCTAG